The nucleotide window ttcccacctaccggctgtatgtcatggcaggtcggctcaccggtcagttcttttgagtctattgatatgcccatctatatatatcgccacgccataccgtgattgtcttgacgtgacaattgggtcttttctttgatctttcctatcaagaaaacccttggagtccccagtgactcatcgaaactggcacacctcagcatgccagtcctcaccactggggctattcgcccttccctatactaagattagaaccccaatctcctctcgtcctcatttttctgcgttaatattttcttaatagctgaatcaaccctcttccaggcatcttcactctgcaacatgtgattaattaatctgccgttatcatcagatgatagatcgatatctactaattcttctctccatttatggcagtcagtaaatgtgtgctcgacatcatcttcgcgatcgcaatacatacattccgtcgatgctcttctaccgattctgtacaagtaaaaattaaagttgccatgccctgtaaagtattgtgacaaCGGAAAAATTCACTTCCCCATGCTTCCTGtatatccagcttttaatatcggggatgagtctctttgttctacctccaggACCATTCTCATTCCACCAGTCCTGCCACTTTGCCATTAGCCGCTGCCTTGATTCGTGAATTCCAACTCCCTGGTCTTAAGAGTTGAAAGAGACACCGATTGATTTATTggcacttttaaaaaaatgccaataaatcaatcggtgggactccagcgagcacacacaaagcctcataggagaccgtcctatatgcagaaatcactccaagcaacagtctcctatgggtcctgatcatacgtgccaggtttttctttacttgcactgAAATCCACCAAACCGGCACCGCATAAAGCATGGACGATATTACCGAAGACGCTATGACCCTTCTCTTTGACGCCTTAGGCGCTCTTTGGTTCGTCATAATAACGAGACCAGTATCGACCTGTTCCTTAACTTCCTGACCTTTTTAGTGAAACACTTAAAAACGTTATCACTTTATttatcaggaaaggtgagaccttttaaAGGTAGCcccttcctaatttttttttgagaactacaaatctaatgtttttatattctgaacGGGTTGCTATCTAAACTACTATCTTCAATAGAGTTCTTATCTTCTTCAGACAAAGCTGAGTGAGGTCTTTCCACATGACATCTtgtggtggtttttttttatggaccaccaaccatcatagggATTTTCAAGATCagtaattttggtcccacgagtaccgggtAAATACATACCACTTCTGCAGCACCCACGCGTACAGAGGCTAGATCTAAACACAACTGGGTTTGTCCAGGTGCCCATAAAACATCGTTCAAGCCTCACTACCTAGAGCCATCCACTTATCAACACGACAGTTTTCACCTTGGGTTACAGTGGCGTTCCATATATTGTGACACAACACCACCAGGTGTTAAGTGTTCAATGTCGTTGTGTTGCtttgtaagggtatatgttgtaaactGAGTAGTGTTTATGGTTTCGTATATGTGTTTGGTGTAACAGAGTCAGCAGCTTGGCGTCTAGTTTGAACAAAGGTTGCAGAGGCCTGGGCCATGGAATCGCCAATTCCTAAAGTCTTAAAGAGTAAAACACCCGGTCGGGGAGTACGgcacaaaaagaaaatttgtatattttagtaaaattttatattgtaaaatgataatttatacaatatgtaaattaattttacttacttcTTTTGTAACAGACGTgcaatgtaaaattataagaaaaagtagaTTCCAGTTAAAAGAACATTTAATTATGAGTGAAATCATGTAATTTGTCAAATAACTTTCGCTTTTTTCATATACAATTTCAACACACAGCCAGAAAAGTAGAACAACATAGCACAATACATCGATATTGAAAATATTGCTTAATTTCTTACTGGAACTATGAACTTTCCTATACGACGTAATAACATCGtacaatttatcaatattattttcttcattactagTCATCTGGAGAAGAATGTTATTTATACTAGTGATCTGGATTTTAATTATGTTCAAAAATGTTACCCACTGAAGAAGTTTCATTGACCTACATTTCATGAtgataataacatatattaacctgttttcttgaaaaaatgtgtatgtaacattcattataattatgttaattatcacATAGTAAATGTATCTTTTCTTAAATGTTGTTATTTcatcttttaagtaaaatttcagcTTAATATCAACTTCATATAGTGtttgtaaaatatcttttaaatatttttcaaatatcacattaccaaaaatagacataaaaaaatttatcattattgtaatattaacaaaGAACTTAATGTAATGACCGGTTTCAAAGTTTTCTAATTTCATATACAATGTGAAAGAGGATAAAAAGAACGATAAACAATAGATTACTATTGCACCTGcatataatttgaagaaaatcgataatttggtattttcaaaattcaaaggaacAATCCCAGCAAATTTGGATATAAAgttaatctgtttaataataactgCCAGTTCACCTTCCATTTTTAACAGTGAAAGActtttagtaatttcttttttctcttttaatgtaATTGATTTTCAACACTTGATATTCAACAAGCTATCATTCACAATTTGCTGAATATTTGCTTTATAACAAcaacaatgataataaattacaaagctattatcacttttaaatttatgtttaatcaaTTATCATAAGTGAGTGGTCTGTCACACAACAGAACCAAACATTCATGAATTAATAAACATGTGGAAACGAGCACATAATGGTGGTACAATAAGATTACTTTTCATAGAATATTAGGATGTAATTATATTCAAATCATTCGAATGTATGtcaaaagaatatattatatatatgtattttaagggACACAAAAACATTAATGGGCACTGTACAAAATACACAACatctgtaaaatacataaaacaaaaaattaataaatacatttagatcTTGCaattaaataacactaaaaaaacttaaaaaagatcataaataaaatcataaaatcaaattaacaag belongs to Lycorma delicatula isolate Av1 chromosome 1, ASM4794821v1, whole genome shotgun sequence and includes:
- the LOC142317451 gene encoding uncharacterized protein LOC142317451 — its product is MKLLQWVTFLNIIKIQITSINNILLQMTSNEENNIDKLYDVITSYRKVHSSSKKLSNIFNIDVLCYVVLLFWLCVEIVYEKSESYLTNYMISLIIKCSFNWNLLFLIILHCTSVTKELQCFICELKHCPIDFPVYDLFTVNNSLVPSVIGTIITYIIIFEQYDTEQH